A stretch of Vigna angularis cultivar LongXiaoDou No.4 chromosome 4, ASM1680809v1, whole genome shotgun sequence DNA encodes these proteins:
- the LOC108331415 gene encoding codeine O-demethylase isoform X3, with the protein MAESGVVEIIGKPVQELLLNPRNLLKNYMYEEGGAGFRDALVPSQDDENVPVLDLLLLSSPSTAQQELAKLRHALHSWGCFQFWDSQAINHGMENSFLDKVREVSKQFFQLPKEEKEKCAREPKDVEGYGNDVIYSANQRLDWTDRVYLKVLPEDQRKFKFWPQNPHDFRSTVVEYTESIKLLSEVILKAMAKSLNLEEDCFLNECGEGGDTFLRLNHYPPCPLPDHVLGLKTHSDGSTITFLLQDNEVEGFQLLKDHKWFKVPIIPEALVIIVGDQIESPMHRAVVNAEKERLTVAMFFVPNSEKKIKVVDKLVKDSRPVLYKPVKNYVEIYLQYYQQGKRAIEAFKI; encoded by the exons ATGGCAGAATCCGGTGTGGTAGAGATAATTGGCAAACCTGTCCAAGAACTGCTGTTGAATCCTCGAAATCTGCTAAAGAATTACATGTACGAGGAAGGTGGTGCTGGATTTCGCGATGCTCTTGTTCCATCACAAGATGATGAAAATGTTCCCGTGcttgatcttcttcttctctcatctCCATCTACAGCACAACAAGAACTTGCTAAACTCCGCCATGCGCTTCATTCGTGGGGCTGCTTTCAG TTTTGGGATTCTCAGGCAATAAACCATGGAATGGAAAACTCGTTTCTGGACAAAGTGAGAGAAGTTTCAAAACAGTTCTTTCAACTTCcaaaggaagaaaaggaaaaatgtgCTAGGGAACCAAAAGATGTTGAAGGGTATGGCAATGATGTAATATATTCGGCAAATCAAAGGCTTGATTGGACTGACAGAGTATACCTAAAGGTGCTGCCTGAAGACCAGAGGAAGTTCAAATTTTGGCCTCAAAACCCCCATGATTTCAG GAGTACTGTTGTAGAGTATACTGAAAGCATAAAGCTGCTAAGTGAAGTAATTCTTAAAGCCATGGCAAAGTCACTGAACTTGGAAGAGGATTGCTTCCTGAATGAATGTGGAGAGGGAGGAGACACTTTTCTGAGATTGAACCACTACCCTCCATGTCCATTGCCTGATCATGTTCTCGGTTTGAAGACACATTCTGATGGATCCACCATAACATTTCTCTTGCAAGACAATGAAGTAGAAGGTTTCCAACTCCTCAAAGATCATAAGTGGTTTAAAGTTCCTATCATCCCAGAAGCTCTTGTCATTATTGTTGGTGATCAAATAGAG AGTCCAATGCACAGGGCAGTGGTAAATGCAGAAAAGGAAAGGCTGACAGTGGCAATGTTCTTCGTTCCAAACTCAGAGAAAAAGATTAAAGTAGTGGATAAGCTCGTGAAGGATTCAAGACCAGTGTTATACAAACCAGTGAAAAATTATGTTGAGATATATCTCCAGTATTATCAGCAAGGCAAAAGGGCAATTGAagctttcaaaatttga
- the LOC108331415 gene encoding codeine O-demethylase isoform X1, whose protein sequence is MAESGVVEIIGKPVQELLLNPRNLLKNYMYEEGGAGFRDALVPSQDDENVPVLDLLLLSSPSTAQQELAKLRHALHSWGCFQFWDSQAINHGMENSFLDKVREVSKQFFQLPKEEKEKCAREPKDVEGYGNDVIYSANQRLDWTDRVYLKVLPEDQRKFKFWPQNPHDFRSTVVEYTESIKLLSEVILKAMAKSLNLEEDCFLNECGEGGDTFLRLNHYPPCPLPDHVLGLKTHSDGSTITFLLQDNEVEGFQLLKDHKWFKVPIIPEALVIIVGDQIEIMSNGNFQSPMHRAVVNAEKERLTVAMFFVPNSEKKIKVVDKLVKDSRPVLYKPVKNYVEIYLQYYQQGKRAIEAFKI, encoded by the exons ATGGCAGAATCCGGTGTGGTAGAGATAATTGGCAAACCTGTCCAAGAACTGCTGTTGAATCCTCGAAATCTGCTAAAGAATTACATGTACGAGGAAGGTGGTGCTGGATTTCGCGATGCTCTTGTTCCATCACAAGATGATGAAAATGTTCCCGTGcttgatcttcttcttctctcatctCCATCTACAGCACAACAAGAACTTGCTAAACTCCGCCATGCGCTTCATTCGTGGGGCTGCTTTCAG TTTTGGGATTCTCAGGCAATAAACCATGGAATGGAAAACTCGTTTCTGGACAAAGTGAGAGAAGTTTCAAAACAGTTCTTTCAACTTCcaaaggaagaaaaggaaaaatgtgCTAGGGAACCAAAAGATGTTGAAGGGTATGGCAATGATGTAATATATTCGGCAAATCAAAGGCTTGATTGGACTGACAGAGTATACCTAAAGGTGCTGCCTGAAGACCAGAGGAAGTTCAAATTTTGGCCTCAAAACCCCCATGATTTCAG GAGTACTGTTGTAGAGTATACTGAAAGCATAAAGCTGCTAAGTGAAGTAATTCTTAAAGCCATGGCAAAGTCACTGAACTTGGAAGAGGATTGCTTCCTGAATGAATGTGGAGAGGGAGGAGACACTTTTCTGAGATTGAACCACTACCCTCCATGTCCATTGCCTGATCATGTTCTCGGTTTGAAGACACATTCTGATGGATCCACCATAACATTTCTCTTGCAAGACAATGAAGTAGAAGGTTTCCAACTCCTCAAAGATCATAAGTGGTTTAAAGTTCCTATCATCCCAGAAGCTCTTGTCATTATTGTTGGTGATCAAATAGAG ATAATGAGCAATGGAAATTTCCAGAGTCCAATGCACAGGGCAGTGGTAAATGCAGAAAAGGAAAGGCTGACAGTGGCAATGTTCTTCGTTCCAAACTCAGAGAAAAAGATTAAAGTAGTGGATAAGCTCGTGAAGGATTCAAGACCAGTGTTATACAAACCAGTGAAAAATTATGTTGAGATATATCTCCAGTATTATCAGCAAGGCAAAAGGGCAATTGAagctttcaaaatttga
- the LOC108331415 gene encoding codeine O-demethylase isoform X2 — protein sequence MAESGVVEIIGKPVQELLLNPRNLLKNYMYEEGGAGFRDALVPSQDDENVPVLDLLLLSSPSTAQQELAKLRHALHSWGCFQAINHGMENSFLDKVREVSKQFFQLPKEEKEKCAREPKDVEGYGNDVIYSANQRLDWTDRVYLKVLPEDQRKFKFWPQNPHDFRSTVVEYTESIKLLSEVILKAMAKSLNLEEDCFLNECGEGGDTFLRLNHYPPCPLPDHVLGLKTHSDGSTITFLLQDNEVEGFQLLKDHKWFKVPIIPEALVIIVGDQIEIMSNGNFQSPMHRAVVNAEKERLTVAMFFVPNSEKKIKVVDKLVKDSRPVLYKPVKNYVEIYLQYYQQGKRAIEAFKI from the exons ATGGCAGAATCCGGTGTGGTAGAGATAATTGGCAAACCTGTCCAAGAACTGCTGTTGAATCCTCGAAATCTGCTAAAGAATTACATGTACGAGGAAGGTGGTGCTGGATTTCGCGATGCTCTTGTTCCATCACAAGATGATGAAAATGTTCCCGTGcttgatcttcttcttctctcatctCCATCTACAGCACAACAAGAACTTGCTAAACTCCGCCATGCGCTTCATTCGTGGGGCTGCTTTCAG GCAATAAACCATGGAATGGAAAACTCGTTTCTGGACAAAGTGAGAGAAGTTTCAAAACAGTTCTTTCAACTTCcaaaggaagaaaaggaaaaatgtgCTAGGGAACCAAAAGATGTTGAAGGGTATGGCAATGATGTAATATATTCGGCAAATCAAAGGCTTGATTGGACTGACAGAGTATACCTAAAGGTGCTGCCTGAAGACCAGAGGAAGTTCAAATTTTGGCCTCAAAACCCCCATGATTTCAG GAGTACTGTTGTAGAGTATACTGAAAGCATAAAGCTGCTAAGTGAAGTAATTCTTAAAGCCATGGCAAAGTCACTGAACTTGGAAGAGGATTGCTTCCTGAATGAATGTGGAGAGGGAGGAGACACTTTTCTGAGATTGAACCACTACCCTCCATGTCCATTGCCTGATCATGTTCTCGGTTTGAAGACACATTCTGATGGATCCACCATAACATTTCTCTTGCAAGACAATGAAGTAGAAGGTTTCCAACTCCTCAAAGATCATAAGTGGTTTAAAGTTCCTATCATCCCAGAAGCTCTTGTCATTATTGTTGGTGATCAAATAGAG ATAATGAGCAATGGAAATTTCCAGAGTCCAATGCACAGGGCAGTGGTAAATGCAGAAAAGGAAAGGCTGACAGTGGCAATGTTCTTCGTTCCAAACTCAGAGAAAAAGATTAAAGTAGTGGATAAGCTCGTGAAGGATTCAAGACCAGTGTTATACAAACCAGTGAAAAATTATGTTGAGATATATCTCCAGTATTATCAGCAAGGCAAAAGGGCAATTGAagctttcaaaatttga